Proteins encoded by one window of Bauldia sp.:
- a CDS encoding ABC transporter substrate-binding protein: protein MIKQLLLSVSVLAIAASTTIAYAEPSQELIDAAKKEGQLTTIALPHYWCGYGDLLTKFTAKYGITINELNPEGGSADEVEAVKANKGNTGPQAPDVIDVGLGFGPSSKADGIIQAYKVSTWDSIPDEAKDADGFWYGDYYGVLAFLVNNDLVPNAPTSWADLLKDGAPQFALGGDPRKDNVGILGVYAAGLAAAGGDATKAAQAGLDYFKQLNAKGNFVPVNARAKDIAAGTAGVIASWDYNTLAWKDGFAGNPKAQVIVPSDAVVAGVYVQAISAYAPHPNAAKLWMEYLYSDEGQIGYLAGYCHPIRFNDLVKRNAVPADLLAKLPDPALYAKAVFPTLDQQAVFKKAISEGWDSTVGANVK from the coding sequence ATGATCAAGCAACTTCTGCTGTCCGTCTCGGTGCTGGCGATTGCCGCATCGACGACGATTGCCTACGCCGAGCCGTCGCAGGAACTGATCGACGCGGCGAAGAAGGAAGGCCAGCTCACCACGATCGCGCTGCCGCACTACTGGTGCGGTTACGGCGACCTGCTCACCAAGTTTACCGCCAAGTACGGCATCACCATCAACGAGCTGAACCCGGAAGGCGGCTCGGCCGACGAAGTCGAGGCGGTCAAGGCCAACAAGGGCAACACCGGCCCGCAGGCGCCGGACGTCATCGACGTCGGCCTCGGCTTCGGTCCCTCCTCGAAGGCCGATGGCATCATCCAGGCCTACAAGGTCTCGACCTGGGATTCGATCCCCGACGAGGCGAAGGACGCCGACGGCTTCTGGTACGGCGACTATTACGGCGTGCTGGCGTTCCTCGTGAACAACGACCTCGTTCCGAATGCGCCGACGTCGTGGGCCGACCTGCTCAAGGACGGCGCCCCGCAGTTCGCCCTCGGCGGCGATCCGCGCAAGGACAACGTCGGCATCCTCGGCGTTTACGCGGCTGGCCTCGCGGCTGCCGGCGGTGACGCCACCAAGGCGGCCCAGGCCGGTCTCGACTACTTCAAGCAGTTGAACGCCAAGGGCAACTTCGTGCCGGTCAACGCCCGCGCCAAGGACATCGCGGCCGGCACCGCCGGCGTGATCGCCTCGTGGGACTACAACACGCTTGCCTGGAAGGATGGCTTCGCGGGCAACCCGAAGGCTCAGGTCATCGTGCCGTCGGATGCCGTCGTTGCCGGTGTGTACGTGCAGGCGATCAGCGCCTACGCGCCGCACCCGAACGCGGCCAAGCTGTGGATGGAGTACCTCTACTCCGACGAAGGCCAGATCGGTTACCTCGCCGGCTATTGCCACCCGATCCGCTTCAACGATCTCGTGAAGCGCAACGCCGTCCCGGCCGACCTCCTGGCCAAGCTGCCGGACCCGGCGCTTTACGCCAAGGCTGTCTTCCCGACGCTCGACCAGCAGGCGGTCTTCAAGAAGGCCATCTCCGAAGGCTGGGACAGCACCGTGGGAGCGAATGTCAAGTAG
- a CDS encoding ABC transporter permease subunit, whose amino-acid sequence MSLGQILGIAPFIVFSVLFLIVPTINLVVSAFFDETGHLTIQNIVDLGQPQILRAYWVSIKVSAASAALGAVIGLIIVLAVIRGRLPEWIRASLMTFSGVASNFAGIPLAFAFVASLGRLGMITLLFKFLGVDIYRSGFNLLSFWGLTVTYLYFQIPLMILIIAPAVDGLKREWSEAASTLGATPFQFWRYVGLPVLWPNLLGTLSLLFANAFGAVATAYALTGSSLNIVPILLYAQISGDVLHSPGLGAALALGMVVITGSANIIYLVVRTRAERWLK is encoded by the coding sequence ATGTCGCTCGGTCAGATCCTCGGCATCGCGCCGTTCATCGTCTTTTCCGTTCTGTTTCTTATCGTCCCGACCATCAACCTGGTGGTCAGCGCCTTCTTCGACGAGACCGGCCACCTGACGATCCAGAATATCGTCGATCTCGGCCAGCCCCAGATCCTCAGGGCCTACTGGGTTTCCATCAAGGTGTCGGCGGCCTCCGCCGCGCTCGGCGCGGTCATCGGCCTGATCATCGTCCTCGCCGTCATCCGCGGCCGCCTGCCGGAATGGATCCGCGCCTCGCTCATGACCTTCTCGGGCGTCGCCTCGAACTTCGCCGGCATACCGCTGGCGTTCGCCTTCGTCGCCAGCCTCGGCCGGCTCGGCATGATAACGCTGCTGTTCAAGTTTCTCGGCGTCGACATCTATCGCAGCGGCTTCAACCTGCTGTCGTTCTGGGGCCTCACGGTCACCTATCTCTATTTCCAGATTCCGCTGATGATCCTGATCATCGCGCCGGCCGTCGACGGCCTGAAGCGCGAATGGAGCGAAGCGGCCTCCACCCTTGGCGCCACGCCGTTCCAGTTCTGGCGGTATGTCGGCTTGCCGGTTCTGTGGCCCAATCTCCTGGGCACGCTGTCGTTGCTATTCGCCAATGCTTTCGGCGCCGTCGCCACCGCCTACGCGCTGACCGGCTCCTCGCTCAACATCGTGCCGATCCTTCTCTACGCGCAGATCAGCGGCGACGTGTTGCATAGCCCCGGCCTCGGCGCCGCGCTGGCCCTTGGCATGGTGGTCATCACCGGATCGGCCAACATCATCTACCTCGTCGTGCGCACGCGCGCGGAGAGGTGGCTGAAATGA
- a CDS encoding ABC transporter permease subunit, translated as MNRGKPWAWLIFALTVVYFMVPLIATVVFSLRIRRDYLSLDAYWSVIQDPDFHATFIYSLIVSLLTIVVGAVIVVPAAYLVRLRLPQLRPFVEFVTLLPLIIPPLILVFGYLRMYNTSSWLPLTGSTLGTNILLILAYAALGLPYMYRAVDTGLRTIDVQTLTEAATILGANQVTIIARVIFPNILVAVLSGAFLTFAIVIGEFTIASLLARPVFGTYLQRIGMVKSYEPAALAIIAFVITWGAMGMIQLLARFAPRTAARS; from the coding sequence ATGAACCGCGGCAAGCCCTGGGCGTGGCTGATCTTCGCGCTGACCGTGGTCTATTTCATGGTCCCGCTCATCGCGACCGTCGTCTTCTCGCTGCGCATTCGCCGGGACTACCTGTCGCTCGATGCGTACTGGTCGGTCATCCAGGACCCCGACTTCCACGCGACCTTCATCTATTCGCTCATAGTCAGCCTGCTAACGATCGTCGTCGGCGCCGTCATCGTCGTGCCGGCAGCCTATCTCGTCCGCCTGCGCCTGCCGCAGCTTCGTCCCTTCGTCGAGTTCGTGACGCTGCTGCCGCTCATCATCCCGCCGCTGATCCTCGTGTTCGGCTACCTGCGCATGTACAACACGAGTTCGTGGCTGCCGCTGACCGGCAGCACGCTCGGCACCAACATCCTGCTGATCCTGGCCTACGCGGCGCTCGGCCTGCCTTACATGTACCGCGCGGTCGATACCGGCCTGCGCACCATCGACGTGCAGACGCTGACCGAAGCGGCGACCATTCTCGGCGCCAACCAGGTGACCATTATTGCCCGCGTCATCTTCCCGAATATCCTGGTCGCGGTCCTTTCCGGCGCCTTCCTCACCTTCGCCATCGTCATCGGCGAGTTCACCATCGCGAGCCTTTTGGCCCGCCCGGTGTTCGGCACATACCTTCAGCGCATCGGCATGGTGAAGTCTTACGAGCCCGCGGCGCTCGCCATCATCGCCTTCGTGATAACCTGGGGCGCGATGGGCATGATCCAGTTGCTCGCCCGTTTCGCGCCACGCACCGCGGCAAGGAGCTGA
- a CDS encoding ABC transporter ATP-binding protein, with product MAEEFLRIENLVKTFNGNTVVKGANLTFGKGELVTLLGPSGCGKTTILRMIAGFEQPSSGSIFVEGNDITSLPPNKRKIGMVFQAYALFPNMNVAGNIGFGLKLAGMPREQARARVDEMLKLIGLPGYGSRFPFELSGGQQQRVALARAIAPSPRMLLLDEPLSALDAKIRVSLREEIRAIQRELGITTIFVTHDQEEALSMSDRIVVMSAGHVEQVGAPFEVYNFPKTRFVASFVGTLNIVNATVVDPSAGRVSIDGQEIIAARGVSNTTKGDTRPLALRPEALALNRPNGQGNHLQGTIEEVNFLGAIVRVHVRFRDNAVSIDTFNSPNTPPPRRGDAATVSFAPEDVLMLEGAG from the coding sequence GTGGCCGAAGAGTTCCTCCGCATCGAGAATCTGGTGAAGACCTTCAACGGCAACACCGTCGTGAAGGGTGCCAATCTCACCTTCGGCAAGGGCGAACTGGTAACGCTGCTCGGGCCGTCCGGCTGCGGCAAGACGACGATCCTGCGCATGATCGCCGGCTTCGAGCAGCCGAGCTCCGGCTCGATCTTCGTCGAGGGCAACGACATCACCAGCCTGCCGCCCAACAAGCGCAAGATCGGCATGGTGTTCCAGGCCTACGCGCTGTTCCCCAACATGAACGTCGCCGGCAACATCGGCTTCGGCCTCAAGCTTGCCGGCATGCCGCGCGAGCAGGCGCGCGCCCGCGTCGACGAGATGCTCAAGCTGATCGGCCTGCCGGGCTACGGCAGCCGCTTCCCGTTCGAGCTGTCGGGCGGCCAGCAGCAGCGCGTCGCACTCGCCCGCGCCATTGCGCCGAGCCCGCGCATGCTGCTGCTCGACGAGCCGCTGTCGGCGCTCGACGCCAAGATCCGCGTGTCGCTGCGCGAAGAAATCCGCGCCATCCAGCGCGAGCTGGGCATCACCACGATCTTCGTGACGCACGACCAGGAAGAAGCCCTGTCGATGTCGGACCGCATCGTGGTCATGAGCGCCGGTCACGTCGAGCAGGTCGGCGCCCCGTTCGAGGTCTACAACTTCCCGAAGACGCGCTTCGTCGCCTCCTTCGTCGGCACCCTCAACATCGTCAACGCCACGGTGGTCGATCCCTCCGCCGGCCGCGTCTCGATCGACGGCCAGGAGATCATCGCGGCACGCGGCGTGTCCAACACCACCAAAGGCGACACCAGGCCGCTGGCGCTCCGCCCCGAGGCGCTCGCCCTCAACCGGCCGAACGGGCAGGGCAACCACCTCCAGGGCACCATCGAGGAGGTCAACTTCCTCGGCGCCATCGTGCGCGTGCATGTCCGCTTCCGCGACAACGCGGTCTCCATCGACACCTTCAACAGCCCGAACACCCCCCCGCCGCGCCGCGGCGACGCAGCAACAGTGAGTTTCGCGCCGGAAGACGTTCTCATGCTCGAAGGGGCGGGGTAG
- a CDS encoding invasion associated locus B family protein, with translation MSDWEPHTDDSDREPPPVERKKSGQGIIRFLWAVIALLVVVSAGLGISFFTGAISIAQPTAAVPTPTLRPAAVPPVAQGAAAPAAQGAAVQAAAEPPKPIVTKTQTYGDWIYTCVKRLETDPTAQCSIVQQLSDTETKAPLFMWRIAAADKGALVGEWQTRTGIMVDRGITLDAGTEKPIVIPFQLCTPTGCQAVANLAPDFIDTLSKAQKASATVFPIGAKGIQLTLSVKGLPDALAALKQP, from the coding sequence GTGAGCGACTGGGAACCGCATACAGACGATAGCGACCGCGAGCCGCCGCCGGTGGAACGCAAGAAGTCCGGACAGGGCATCATCCGCTTCCTGTGGGCGGTGATCGCGCTCCTGGTCGTGGTCAGCGCCGGGCTCGGCATCTCCTTCTTCACCGGCGCCATATCCATCGCCCAGCCGACGGCCGCCGTGCCGACGCCGACGCTGCGGCCTGCCGCGGTGCCGCCTGTCGCGCAAGGCGCCGCCGCGCCCGCGGCGCAGGGCGCTGCCGTCCAGGCGGCAGCCGAGCCGCCGAAGCCCATCGTCACCAAGACGCAGACCTACGGCGACTGGATCTACACCTGCGTGAAGCGGCTGGAGACCGACCCGACGGCGCAGTGCTCGATCGTGCAGCAGCTTTCCGATACGGAGACGAAGGCGCCGCTGTTCATGTGGCGCATCGCGGCCGCCGACAAGGGCGCGCTGGTCGGCGAATGGCAGACGCGTACCGGCATCATGGTCGATCGCGGCATCACGCTCGACGCCGGCACGGAGAAGCCGATCGTCATCCCGTTCCAGCTCTGCACGCCGACCGGCTGCCAGGCGGTCGCCAACCTGGCGCCTGACTTCATCGACACGCTGAGCAAGGCGCAGAAGGCGAGCGCCACGGTGTTCCCGATCGGCGCCAAGGGCATCCAGCTCACGCTGAGCGTCAAGGGCCTGCCCGATGCGCTGGCGGCGCTGAAGCAGCCCTAA